The genomic region AGTTGCTTCGCTCTATGCTGACAAAGTTTGAGTAGATAAATAATTGATTTTCAGATAAAAATAAAATAGTGGCTACCTGTATGGTTAGTCAAGACGCTACCCCTATGCCGTACCGCTACCTGCTGTTGTCACTGCTTCTAAGCCTACTTGCCCACCGCGGCCTCGCCGACGATGGGTACCGGCTATGGCTGAAGTACGACCAACTACCGGATGCCGGCCAACGCAAGGTAGCCCTTCGCAATACGCGCTTTATTGCGGTACCGACCAACGCGTCGGCTACGCTGCAAGCCGCTGCCCGCGAGTTGCAAACGGGGTTGCAAGGGTTGCTAGGACAGGCAGTGCCGGTAGGAGGGGAGGCCCGCGGCAAAGGCGGTATTGTGCTAGCCGTGGCCCCCGACCCCGCGCTGGGCCGGGAGGGCTACCGGGTGGCGGTACAAGATGGCAACATCCGGATCAGTGCTGCTACCGATGTGGGCGTGCTCTACGGTAGCTTCGCGCTGCTGCGCCACGTGCAAACAGGGCAGCCGCTGGCCGGTGTCAGCCTGAGCAGTCAGCCCAAAATTCAGTACAGGTTGCTGAATCACTGGGACAACCCCAATGGTACCGTGGAGCGTGGCTACGCGGGTTCCAGCATCTGGAAGTGGCAGGAATTACCCGAAGTGCTCGACCCGCGCTACCAGGATTACGCCCGCGCCAACGCATCTATTGGTATCAACGGCGCAGTGCTCAACAACGTGAATGCCAGCCCGCGCCTGCTCACGGCAGAATACCTGCGCAAGGTGGCGGCTCTGGCCAATGTGATGCGCCCCTATGGTATTCGGGTGTATTTATCGGTGTTTTGGGCGGCGCCCAAAGTACTGGGCGGCCTCCCCACCGCCGACCCGCTCGACCCACAAGTGCAGCGCTGGTGGACAGCTAAAATCAACGAAATCTACCAGGCCGTGCCCGATTTCGGGGGCTTTGTGGTGAAGGCAAATTCGGAGGGCGAACCAGGGCCGCAGGATTACGGTCGCACCCACGCCGATGGGGCCAACATGCTAGCCGAAGCCTTGGGTCAGCACGACGGCATTGTCATGTGGCGCGCCTTTGTATACAAAGCTGGTCCCAACGGCGACCGGTTCAAGCAAGCCTATGAAGAGTTTCAGCCGCTGGATGGGCAGTTCGACCCGAAGGTGCTGGTGCAGGTGAAAAACGGGCCGATTGATTTTCAGTCGCGGGAGCCGTTTCACCCATTATTTGGCAAGATGCCCCGCACGCCGTTGGTGCTGGAAGTGCAGCTCACACAGGAGTACCTGGGCTTTGCAACCCACCTGGTTTACTTGGGGCCGCTAATAAAGGAATGCCTCGAAGCCGACACCTACGCCAAAGGGCCGGGCTCCACGGTAGCCAAGGTAGTGGATGGCAGCCTGGAGCAACACCGCATCAGTGGCATTGCCGGGGTAGCCAATATCGGTTCTGACCGCAACTGGACGGGGCACCCCGTAGGACAGGCCAACTGGTACGCGTTTGGGCGCCTGGCCTGGGACTATACCCTCACTGCGAAAGCAATTGCGCAGGAATGGACGCAGATGACGCTAACCCGCGACCCTGCCGCCGTGCCAACTATCGTGCAGTTACTGGATCAGTCGCGCAGCATCTACGTGCGCTACACCACGCCACTGGGCCTGCACCACATTATGGGCCAGACGTTGCACTATGGTCCCGAGCCCTGGCTAGCCAAAAGCGCCCGCCCCGACTGGACCGCCGTGTACTACCACCGCGCCGATGCCGAGGGCCTGGGCTTCGATCGTACCGCCCAGGGTAGCAATGCCCTGAGCCTCTACTACCCGCCCGTACAGCAGCAATGGGGCACGATGGCTACCTGCCCACTCAACTACTTGCTCTGGTTTCATCACGTGCCCTGGGATTATAAGCTGAGCACCGGCCGCACGCTCTGGAATGAGCTGACTACCCGCTACTACACTGGCGCCGACTCGGTGCAGTGGATGCAGAAACAGTGGGCGCAGGTGCAGCCCGCCGTGGACCCCGCCCTGCACGCCGACGTGACAGCCCGCCTGCGCGTGCAGCAGCGCGAGGCCCTGTGGTGGCGCGATGCCTGCGTGCTCTACTTTCAGACCGTGGCGCGCCGCCCCCTGCCGCCCGGCTTACCGCCGCCTACCCGCACCCTGGCTGACATCAAAGAGCAAGTTGATACTTACCAACTCCGCTAATATTTCACTCATTCTCAACTGTCTCGCTCCTGGTACATGAATACGCATTTGGTTTCTCCGGCTTCTAACGGCCACGCGTCGCACCCAGCGGCGCAGCCGCGCAATGTCTTCTCTCTGGAAGGCCGCCTGGCTCTCATTACGGGTGGTGGCAGCGGTATTGGGCTGGAAATAGCCCGTTGCATGCTCACGGCGGGTGCTACCGTCGTGATTACGGGACGTCGGGAAGAGGTTCTGAAAGAGGCCGTAGCTGGCCTAGGCGAGCGGGCTGCCTACCTGGTGAATGACGTGACCGAGCGAGCCTCGCTGGAGGAACTGGTGGAGCAAATCGAAACCACCCACGGCCCGCTGGATATCCTCGTCAACAACGCCGGTATCAACCTAAAAAAGCCCGCTCTGGAAGTCACCGACGAGGAATTTGACCGCATTGTGCACACCAACCTGAACGCGGTATTTGCCCTCACCCGTGTGTGCGCCCAGCGCATGATGACCCGCCAGCGCGGCGTGATTCTGATGATTTCGTCGATGGCTGCCTACTACGGTATCGACCGGGTAGCCGCCTACGCTGCTTCCAAAGCCGGACTGGAAGGTATGGTGAAAGTGCTAGCCTCGGAGTTTTCGGGCGCCGGGGTGCGGGTGAATGCCATTGCGCCCGGCTTCATTGAAACGGCCATGAGTCGCACCGCCATGAACAACGACCCCGACCGCCGCGACCGGGCCATGCGCCGCACGCCCATGGGCAAGTTTGGTCAGCCCGAAGACATCGGCTACGCCGCCGTTTTCCTGGCCTCCGACGCGGCCCGCTACATCACCGGCGCCTCGCTGCCCGTGGATGGCGGCAACTCCATTGGATTCTAGTTTTTAATGTTTCTCCAAATTCCTGCCATCATGCATTCACCATTACGAAAAACGGTCTTAGGCCTGAGTTTGCCGCTGTTTGCGGCCGTAGGACTACCCATAGCTAGTCTGTTCTTACCAACTGCACAAGTGCTGGCGCAAGCCACGCAAACAGTTTCCGGTCGGGTTGTTGGCGCGGATGGTGGCGGAGGCCTACCTGGTGTTACTGTTCTACAGAAAGGTACCACCAACGGGGTTTCAACGAATAGCGACGGAGACTTCACGCTGTCAGTTCCTGCTGGGAGTACGCTGGTATTTAGTGCTATCGGTTATGTAAGCCAAGAGGCAGTCGTTTCTGGGGCTACCATGAACGTCAAGCTAGCTACTGATAATAAGGCGCTGGATGAGGTGGTAGTAGTAGGTTACGGCGTGCAGAGAGCAGAGGCAGTAACGGGTTCAGTGGCATCTATCAGTGGCGAAAATCTGCGCGAAGTGCCATCTGCTAATATCTCACAGGCCTTGCAAGGCCGTTTGCCGGGCGTACAGTTTTCGCAATCCTCCTCTCAGCCAGGTGCTACCACACAAATTCGTATACGTGGGACTCGTTCTCTTTCTGCTAGCAATGATCCGCTGATTGTATTGGATGGCATTCCTTTTCCAGGTTCTATTGGCGACATCAACCCCAACGATATCCAGAGTGTAGACATCTTGAAAGATGCGTCTGCCACGGCTATCTACGGGTCTCGTGGGGCAAACGGAGTTGTGTTAGTTACTACCAAAGGAGGTAAAATGGGGCAAAAGCCTCAGGTGACGTATGATGGGTTTGTGGGCGTAAAAACCCTGTTCGCCAAATATCCCATGATGAGCGGGCCTGAGTTTGTTGCCCTTCGTAAAGCAGCAGGCCAGTATACCAACGCCTTAGACGAAGCCGATGATGTAAATACCGATTGGCAGGACTTATTGTATCGAACCGGTATTCAATCCAACCACAACGTAGGGCTTTCCGGTGGCACGGAGAATGGGCGTTACAATTTCAATGCAGGTTATTACCAAGAAGAAGGGGTAATCCCTACGCAGCAATATACCCGATACACCATACGCGGTACACTTGACCAAGGAGTTGGTAAATATATCCGTCTGGGTTTTACTACAAACAACAGCTACAACTTATCTGAAGGCTCCAATGTGGGTATATATGGTACCTTAAATTCATCGCCAATTGCTAATCCGTACAATCCGGATGGTACACTGAAAAGAACCATTCGAATGCCACTGGATGAGCAGTGGGTGTATACAAGAGACGTAGTAGAGGCCAATAAGGATAGATGGTTAAGCCAGACGAGAAATTTGGCCACATATAACACCCTTTTTGGAGAAGTTAAGATTCCGGGAGTAGAGGGGTTGAAGTACCGCATCAATCTTGGCGTAAACTACCGGCAAAGCCAGGGCGGTGCTTACACGGGCCAGGGGATTAATGCCGTCAACCCGACTACCATTTCGACGGCATCCGTTAGTAATTCGGTTACTACAGACTGGACCGTTGAAAACATTTTATCCTATGACCGCACCTTTGCCGGAAAGCATAATATAAACGCGTTGGCTTTATATTCTGCCTCAAACAATATTTTCAACCGGTCGCGGATTGCGGCAAGAGATATTCCCTCAGACGCCTTTCAATTCTACAACCTGGGGCTGGCTGCCGGCGAAATCACCGTTACTCCTGGGGATCAGCAGTATCAGAAATTTGGTCTGCTATCCTACATGGGACGTGTGATGTATTCCTACGATGACCGGTACTTGTTATCCGCTACGGTTCGTTCGGATGGTTCTTCGCGACTTGCCGAGGGACACAAATGGAATACCTACCCTGCTGTATCAGTAGGCTGGAACGTGGCCCGGGAAGCGTTCATGCAGAATGTTTCTGCCGTGAACATGTTGAAGTTCCGGGCCGGTTACGGTGTAACATCAAACCAAGCTATTAACCCGTACGCTACGCTGGGTCTTTTAGCTACCAGACCATACAACTTTGGCCCTACTAACTACCAAACGGGGCTGTTTGTGAATCAGCTCCCAAACCCTGCCTTAGGTTGGGAATACTCTAAAACCTGGAATTACGGGGTGGACTTCGCCCTGCTAAACAACCGTCTTTCTGGTACAGTTGAGTACTACGTTACCAATACCGAAGATATTCTGCTTGGTTTACCACTGCCTCCAACCTCTGGCGTAGATAGCTACACGGCCAATATTGGAGCTACCCAAAACAAAGGCATAGAGCTTTCTTTGAATGGGGTAATCTTAGACAATCTCAATGGCTGGACGTGGGAAGCTGGGTTCAACCTCTATGCCAACCGCAACAAAATTGTATCACTGGCCGGAGAGCAGCAAAGAGACGAAGGCAACTGGTGGTTTGTCGGAAAACCCATCAACGTAGTTTTTGATTACGAACGAGTTGGACTGTGGCAGCAGGATGATCCATACCTGAATGTGCTGGAGCCAGGCGGCAATGTGGGGATGATCAAGGTGAAGTACACTGGCACTTACAACGCGGATGGTACGCCTACCCGAGCCATTGGCCCAGCAGACCGTCAGATTCTAGATACAAACCCCAACTTCCTGGGAGGTTTCAACACCCGGTTGGCGTACAAAGGATTTGATCTGACTGCCGTAGGCGCCTTCCAAAACGGTGGCCTGCTCAACAGCACGCTGTACGGCTCGTCCGGCTACCTCAACATGTTGAATGGTCGTCGCGGGAACGTAAAGGTGGATTACTGGACGCCCGATAACACGGATGCTCGGTACCCCAAACCAGGTGGTCTCGCGAGTGGCGACAATCCAAAGTATGGCTCTACACTTGGCTACTTTGATGCCTCCTACCTGAAAGTCCGCACCATTTCCCTGGGCTATAACTTCGACAATAATACTTGGCTGAAAAAAGCCGGGGTAAGCAGACTACGCTTCTACGTAACGGCTCAAAACCCCTTCGTGCTGTTCTCGCCTTACAATCGGGAATCGGGCATGGATCCGGAAACCAACTCCTATGCCGACCAAAATGTGGCCGTAACCACGGGCGTTCCAAGCCGGCTATTGACGATAGGCACTAACGCACCTGCCACCCGCACCTACCTCGCAGGCCTGAATCTTACCTTCTAGAAAAAGCTCAACATGAAACGTTTCAACATAAAATTCTTTATTGGGGCGGCCGTAATTTCTTTGTCCGCGGTTGGGTGCGCAGATCTTCTGGAAGAACAACCTAGGAGTATTTACGAACCTGGCTTCTTTCAAACGGAAAGAGGCGTTAGTGGAGGCTTAACCTCTATGTATGCTCACCTGCGCTACATCTACGGTGATGCTTACTTTTATAATACTACCCTCACGGGGACAGATGAAGTAACCTATGGCAGAGATGCAGATGAGAACTTCCTGGCCATGGACTTCTCCGGCAGGGCAGCGCTCAACGCCACTAACAGCCGGGCAGATAGATTGTGGACGGCTGCGTTTCCTAATATCAACACAGCCAGTGGCGTTATCAAGAATGCTACCGCAGTAGGAACCGTTGCTCCAGCTCTTGTTGCCGAGGCAAGATTCTTCCGCGCCTTTGATTACTTCATGCTGGTACAAACCTTTGGTGGGGTGCCCTTAGATTTGGGGGCAGGAGAACTGGAGTTCAACACGAACCCTATCAGAACCTCGGTGCGTAACACGGTACCCGAAGTCTACACCAAAGCTATTTTCCCGGATCTACTGCAAGCAGTCAATGATTTGCCGGCGAATCCGCGGGTGATAGGTGGCGCAACCAAAACGCTTGCCCGGCTTTACCTGGCAAAAGCCTACCTGACATATGCCTGGTGGCTTGAAAACCCCAATAATATTCCGACCTATCCAGCAGCTCAGCGGGTAGATCCTGATGGTCGTAATGCTCAATACTACTATCAGCAGGCATATGATATAGCAATAGCAGGTATCGAGAGCCCGGGGCCATTCCGTTTGCAGGGAACGTATTATGATGTGAACGTGGCCACAAATGACCGCAACGCTGAAATGATGCTGTTCGCTGATCATACCGAATCCAGCGAATTGTACAACGGTGGTAGCCTGACCTTTGGTAGCGGCGGTGCCCCCGATAACTTTGCCGGCTGGATGATGACGTGGAACTACACCAACATCCGAAGCGCCACAAATGCAGATGGAACTGTGCCTGTGTCTTCTGTTCAGCGGGAAGCAGTTCAGCCGTTAGGCCGCCCCTGGACGCGTATGGCTCCTACCATTGGCGCCATTGAAACTACCTTCGCCGACAAAACAAA from Hymenobacter aerilatus harbors:
- a CDS encoding SDR family NAD(P)-dependent oxidoreductase; its protein translation is MNTHLVSPASNGHASHPAAQPRNVFSLEGRLALITGGGSGIGLEIARCMLTAGATVVITGRREEVLKEAVAGLGERAAYLVNDVTERASLEELVEQIETTHGPLDILVNNAGINLKKPALEVTDEEFDRIVHTNLNAVFALTRVCAQRMMTRQRGVILMISSMAAYYGIDRVAAYAASKAGLEGMVKVLASEFSGAGVRVNAIAPGFIETAMSRTAMNNDPDRRDRAMRRTPMGKFGQPEDIGYAAVFLASDAARYITGASLPVDGGNSIGF
- a CDS encoding SusC/RagA family TonB-linked outer membrane protein — protein: MHSPLRKTVLGLSLPLFAAVGLPIASLFLPTAQVLAQATQTVSGRVVGADGGGGLPGVTVLQKGTTNGVSTNSDGDFTLSVPAGSTLVFSAIGYVSQEAVVSGATMNVKLATDNKALDEVVVVGYGVQRAEAVTGSVASISGENLREVPSANISQALQGRLPGVQFSQSSSQPGATTQIRIRGTRSLSASNDPLIVLDGIPFPGSIGDINPNDIQSVDILKDASATAIYGSRGANGVVLVTTKGGKMGQKPQVTYDGFVGVKTLFAKYPMMSGPEFVALRKAAGQYTNALDEADDVNTDWQDLLYRTGIQSNHNVGLSGGTENGRYNFNAGYYQEEGVIPTQQYTRYTIRGTLDQGVGKYIRLGFTTNNSYNLSEGSNVGIYGTLNSSPIANPYNPDGTLKRTIRMPLDEQWVYTRDVVEANKDRWLSQTRNLATYNTLFGEVKIPGVEGLKYRINLGVNYRQSQGGAYTGQGINAVNPTTISTASVSNSVTTDWTVENILSYDRTFAGKHNINALALYSASNNIFNRSRIAARDIPSDAFQFYNLGLAAGEITVTPGDQQYQKFGLLSYMGRVMYSYDDRYLLSATVRSDGSSRLAEGHKWNTYPAVSVGWNVAREAFMQNVSAVNMLKFRAGYGVTSNQAINPYATLGLLATRPYNFGPTNYQTGLFVNQLPNPALGWEYSKTWNYGVDFALLNNRLSGTVEYYVTNTEDILLGLPLPPTSGVDSYTANIGATQNKGIELSLNGVILDNLNGWTWEAGFNLYANRNKIVSLAGEQQRDEGNWWFVGKPINVVFDYERVGLWQQDDPYLNVLEPGGNVGMIKVKYTGTYNADGTPTRAIGPADRQILDTNPNFLGGFNTRLAYKGFDLTAVGAFQNGGLLNSTLYGSSGYLNMLNGRRGNVKVDYWTPDNTDARYPKPGGLASGDNPKYGSTLGYFDASYLKVRTISLGYNFDNNTWLKKAGVSRLRFYVTAQNPFVLFSPYNRESGMDPETNSYADQNVAVTTGVPSRLLTIGTNAPATRTYLAGLNLTF
- a CDS encoding alpha-glucuronidase family glycosyl hydrolase is translated as MPYRYLLLSLLLSLLAHRGLADDGYRLWLKYDQLPDAGQRKVALRNTRFIAVPTNASATLQAAARELQTGLQGLLGQAVPVGGEARGKGGIVLAVAPDPALGREGYRVAVQDGNIRISAATDVGVLYGSFALLRHVQTGQPLAGVSLSSQPKIQYRLLNHWDNPNGTVERGYAGSSIWKWQELPEVLDPRYQDYARANASIGINGAVLNNVNASPRLLTAEYLRKVAALANVMRPYGIRVYLSVFWAAPKVLGGLPTADPLDPQVQRWWTAKINEIYQAVPDFGGFVVKANSEGEPGPQDYGRTHADGANMLAEALGQHDGIVMWRAFVYKAGPNGDRFKQAYEEFQPLDGQFDPKVLVQVKNGPIDFQSREPFHPLFGKMPRTPLVLEVQLTQEYLGFATHLVYLGPLIKECLEADTYAKGPGSTVAKVVDGSLEQHRISGIAGVANIGSDRNWTGHPVGQANWYAFGRLAWDYTLTAKAIAQEWTQMTLTRDPAAVPTIVQLLDQSRSIYVRYTTPLGLHHIMGQTLHYGPEPWLAKSARPDWTAVYYHRADAEGLGFDRTAQGSNALSLYYPPVQQQWGTMATCPLNYLLWFHHVPWDYKLSTGRTLWNELTTRYYTGADSVQWMQKQWAQVQPAVDPALHADVTARLRVQQREALWWRDACVLYFQTVARRPLPPGLPPPTRTLADIKEQVDTYQLR
- a CDS encoding RagB/SusD family nutrient uptake outer membrane protein, whose translation is MKRFNIKFFIGAAVISLSAVGCADLLEEQPRSIYEPGFFQTERGVSGGLTSMYAHLRYIYGDAYFYNTTLTGTDEVTYGRDADENFLAMDFSGRAALNATNSRADRLWTAAFPNINTASGVIKNATAVGTVAPALVAEARFFRAFDYFMLVQTFGGVPLDLGAGELEFNTNPIRTSVRNTVPEVYTKAIFPDLLQAVNDLPANPRVIGGATKTLARLYLAKAYLTYAWWLENPNNIPTYPAAQRVDPDGRNAQYYYQQAYDIAIAGIESPGPFRLQGTYYDVNVATNDRNAEMMLFADHTESSELYNGGSLTFGSGGAPDNFAGWMMTWNYTNIRSATNADGTVPVSSVQREAVQPLGRPWTRMAPTIGAIETTFADKTNDSRYDGTFTTTYRGNWPKGGVAAQTLYNANKLPVSPGAPILTFLNAESTTPITYPTGGGTSNIGAGTLPGRADYVISPRGISRIVYPGLWKLGPYRTDNGTGLGQPNAASTRPFNIAKFSELYFVAAEAAVKGATPKTGQSAKELINVIRARAGKWRFDNNGNTAKVQDNSAAMVASTPNTIDINYILAERSREYYGEGYRWYDLVRTQKWNELASTYRIGGTNYGDHTPATVTRTIQPFHYLRPIPQVQLDRMDVAADVKAAYQNPGYQ